Part of the Vicinamibacterales bacterium genome, TTGTTCCGCACGGTCGAGGCGATGGAGACCCCCGGAGCGCCAAGATCGACCGTCGTCGCGCCGTAGTTGGAGAACGACGCCAGTTGGTCCCTGTTGTCGGTGGCCGCCACCGCCACCACGTTCGGAGCGTTGAAGTTCGACGGGTAGCTGGCAACGGTGTCGTTGTCGGTGCCCGCGTTGCCTGCCGCCGCGACGAACAGCATGTCGCTCGCGTTCGCCCTGTTGATCTCGTCGAGCAGCGCTTGTGAGAACCCACCCCCGCCCCAACTGTTCGACAACACCCGCACGTTCGCGCCCGCCCCGAATACCTGCTTTGCCTGTATCGCGAAGTCGATCGCGTTGATGGCGTCGGCGATACTGCCGCTGCCCTTCGCGTCGAGGAACTTCGCGCCCATCACGCTCGCTATCCAGTTCACTCCGACGACGCCCGTGCCGTTGTTTCCGACCGCGCCGATGGTGCCCGACACGTGGGTGCCATGGCTGTTGTCGTCCATCGGATCGCACGTGAGCGCGATGGCGTTGAATCCGTGCGTGCCGGCACCGCAGTTGATCGTCCGGCCGCCTATTCTCACGCTGTACGCCGTCGGAGCGGACCAGACGTTTGCCTGCAGATCGGGATGGGTGTAGTCGACGCCGGTGTCGACGACAGCGACGACAGTCGCCCGCGACCCCTTCGTGATGTCCCACGCGAGCGTCGCTTCGATGTCCGCGCCCACCACACCCGCTTGGCCGCCGATCGTCTGGCCCGTGTTCCGGAGCCCCCACAGGAGGCCCATGTACGTGTCGTCGGGAACCGTCCCGATGGCGTGGACCACGTAGTTCGGCTCCGCGTACTCCACGTCGTCACGCTGCGTCAACGCCGCCAGGAGGGCCTCAACGTCGAGACTCTTCGAGTGCAGGCGCCGCACGGCGACGCGCCCGACCTCCTCGTCGCGGTCGGTGTCGGCAAGCCCCTGGATCTCGTCCGGCGTCGGCACGGAGCTAGGAGCGCCCCGGAACTTCACCAGCACCTCGCCGGCAACGACCTCGTGACCCCGATGGACCGCCTTCTGCGGCTGGGAACCAGGTGAGCTGCGCACTGGCACCGACAGGAGCACCAGCGCTGCGGCGACCATGACCGAAGCATGCCTCAACGGCCGGAAACCACTCTGCATATTTGTTCTGGGTGGAACAGATCAAGAATAGCACAGCCCAAGGCCGGAGGGAGCCGCACACCCTGCCTTCGGTCGTCGTCTGACGTTCCTTGGCCGATGCCGGTTGACGATCGGCACATCGAACACATCTGCATACACGCAATCTCGTTGGAGGAGTGGTTGGCACCTCGAGATCCTCACCGACACCAACTCGGCGTGGCTGTTCCCAAGCCGCGAGGCTCGCCTCGGCGTCAACGCTGCTACGATAGGAAGAATGGTGCGTCGTGAAGAAGCCAGCCCTTCGCGGCCGGCTTCCTGCTGTCCGTCTCCAGCGGGTGCAAGTCCCGCCTCGGTAAGCCCCGGAGCGCCGAGTAGCAGATCCCAGGTGGGTGGTGAGAACCGCCCGGCCCGAGCGGGGGGGCAAGCGCCTCTACGGAGGGAGCCAGCACGCGGGCCACAACATCCCGTGAAGCCTGCAGCCTCGACAGATGTACAGCCCGAGAGCCGAACCGGTCATTTCGCGGTGAAGGCCAGGTCTCGCGCACCCCAGTCCGGGGGCGCACGTGCGCGAGGTCTCGGCGGGGTAGGGGGCGTAGCACGCGTGCAAGGAGACGGATGGAACACGAGAGGCCCGTCTGCGCCGCTCGGGTCGGAGCTGGTGCGCTCGTATAAGCCGACGGCGAAAGCGAGGCATGCGCAGCGGGCGTCCGAGGGGGTCGTAGTACCGCGGATCGTCGCGACGAACAACGCGACGGGAGGGAAGGGCCCCTGCGGTGGTCAGGCGAGTGGCGAGGGCACGGGCGAGGGCATGGCCGGCAGGTCCGGTCCCAACTCCCTCAGTGGGCACCCGCCCATCGACAAAGTACGCCACCTTCAACGCTCCCTGTGGGCCGCGGCCAAGCGGTCCCCGGAAGGGCGCTTCCACGCCCTGATG contains:
- a CDS encoding S8 family serine peptidase — protein: MVAAALVLLSVPVRSSPGSQPQKAVHRGHEVVAGEVLVKFRGAPSSVPTPDEIQGLADTDRDEEVGRVAVRRLHSKSLDVEALLAALTQRDDVEYAEPNYVVHAIGTVPDDTYMGLLWGLRNTGQTIGGQAGVVGADIEATLAWDITKGSRATVVAVVDTGVDYTHPDLQANVWSAPTAYSVRIGGRTINCGAGTHGFNAIALTCDPMDDNSHGTHVSGTIGAVGNNGTGVVGVNWIASVMGAKFLDAKGSGSIADAINAIDFAIQAKQVFGAGANVRVLSNSWGGGGFSQALLDEINRANASDMLFVAAAGNAGTDNDTVASYPSNFNAPNVVAVAATDNRDQLASFSNYGATTVDLGAPGVSIASTVRNNSYAYYSGTSMATPHVSGAAALVLSACALDTTWVKTTILSTVDAVPALAGRTVTGGRLNVFSAINGCVAPPAAPTGLSASLAGGQVDLTWADNSSNEFGFRVERATNGGAWAGVATVPANATGYTDRAIASSIQYSYRVFAYNAAGDSSTSSNVVTVGGPLVITGLTTNQPFPAAVGTPISWTATTTGGVVPISYEFWINVPGAGWTLAQGYSTSSSMASWTPTVAGTYLIQVWARNSGSA